A genomic region of Syntrophorhabdales bacterium contains the following coding sequences:
- a CDS encoding RsmG family class I SAM-dependent methyltransferase, protein MKTNSSETLIQQGLGFFSIVHSPSTVEKLSIYMQELDRWNRRVNLTAKRPVEWVIRELLYDAFFLSSVIKDVRVAVDIGSGNGILALTLAIIDETMQMFSVDKSLRKIQFQRHIKRSLKLPNLSLIQGRIESLEPLCVDALLSKGFGSSSLILKTGGKHLNEGGAAYLLKGLTERAGAFPGFHLETARHYRLPENPKEYQLFVYRKMAGGSN, encoded by the coding sequence TTGAAAACCAATTCTTCAGAGACATTGATACAACAAGGGCTGGGTTTCTTCAGCATTGTGCACTCACCATCCACCGTGGAGAAGCTCTCCATCTATATGCAGGAACTGGATCGCTGGAACAGACGCGTCAATCTCACTGCGAAACGGCCGGTTGAGTGGGTGATCCGGGAGCTTCTTTACGACGCCTTTTTCCTCTCCAGCGTGATCAAAGACGTCAGGGTAGCCGTCGACATAGGCTCAGGAAACGGGATTTTGGCGCTCACCCTTGCGATCATCGATGAAACAATGCAGATGTTTTCCGTTGATAAGTCCCTCAGGAAGATTCAGTTCCAGAGACACATCAAAAGGAGTCTCAAACTCCCCAACCTTTCTCTCATCCAGGGACGTATCGAAAGTCTGGAGCCACTCTGCGTGGACGCTCTGTTGAGCAAGGGGTTTGGATCGTCGAGCCTCATACTCAAGACAGGCGGAAAGCACCTGAACGAAGGAGGCGCGGCGTACCTTCTCAAAGGACTCACTGAAAGAGCCGGAGCCTTCCCCGGCTTTCACCTGGAGACTGCTCGACACTACCGCCTCCCTGAGAACCCTAAAGAGTACCAACTCTTCGTCTACAGAAAGATGGCCGGTGGTTCAAACTGA